In Nerophis ophidion isolate RoL-2023_Sa linkage group LG03, RoL_Noph_v1.0, whole genome shotgun sequence, the following are encoded in one genomic region:
- the ptafr gene encoding platelet-activating factor receptor → MQETMTDMWLSTTEVSQGLTTFTAVNDSNFLDSPFRYHLFPVAYSIIFILGLFANIYVLFVLHCLRQAKAMGEIRIYMTNLTVADLLFVCALPFWIGYYSREGTWVYRDFLCRLTGSLFFINTYCSILFLGAISVNRYWAVTRPLDAASSDHRCRGIAVCVVIWLLTISMAVPFLASPGTNQDGNVTRCFEGYQNVDDSSKRITAATHFAIIGMFFVVFVLVVVCNLLIARALVSQSVSQSVFHSSKGLSRKSNIKLSSSRGSTRVKQRAVQMLMAVVGVFVLCFLPHHIVQGFWTLAALQIQDGWGRVDWNPKTVQALNDLHQITLLLMGLNCILDPVVYCFATRKFRRFIMAHLKKLAKGESCSQTVTSQISLDSRQQSHKLADEPNQPEVQ, encoded by the exons ATGCAAGAAACGATG ACAGACATGTGGCTTTCAACAACCGAAGTCTCTCAAGGACTCACAACCTTTACAGCCGTGAATGACTCAAACTTCCTGGACTCCCCCTTTCGTTATCAtctcttccccgtggcctacagCATCATCTTCATTCTGGGCCTCTTCGCTAACATCTATGTACTGTTTGTGCTGCACTGCCTACGACAAGCCAAGGCCATGGGGGAGATCCGGATCTACATGACCAACTTGACCGTCGCTGATTTACTCTTTGTGTGTGCCCTCCCATTCTGGATTGGGTATTACAGTCGCGAAGGCACTTGGGTCTACAGAGACTTCCTGTGTCGGCTGACCGGATCGTTGTTCTTTATTAACACTTACTGCTCCATTCTGTTCCTGGGCGCTATCAGCGTCAACCGATACTGGGCGGTCACTCGGCCTCTGGATGCAGCGTCGTCGGACCACAGGTGCCGCGGGATCGCCGTGTGCGTTGTCATCTGGTTGTTGACTATCTCCATGGCTGTTCCATTCCTTGCAAGTCCAGGAACCAACCAGGATGGGAACGTCACCCGCTGTTTCGAGGGCTACCAGAACGTAGACGATTCATCCAAAAGAATCACGGCTGCTACTCATTTTGCAATCATcggaatgttttttgttgtttttgtgctCGTGGTGGTGTGCAACCTCCTTATTGCCCGAGCACTGGTTTCCCAAAGTGTTTCTCAGTCCGTATTCCATTCCTCAAAAGGTCTATCCAGGAAGTCCAACATTAAACTGTCATCTTCCAGAGGGTCCACAAGGGTGAAACAGAGGGCTGTGCAAATGCTAATGGCAGTTGTTGGCGTGTTTGTCCTGTGCTTCCTGCCTCATCACATAGTCCAAGGATTCTGGACTCTAGCCGCACTGCAGATCCAAGACGGATGGGGCCGTGTGGATTGGAACCCTAAGACAGTGCAGGCGCTCAACGACCTCCATCAGATCACTTTGCTTCTCATGGGCCTCAACTGCATTCTGGATCCAGTGGTGTATTGCTTCGCCACCAGGAAGTTCCGAAGGTTCATCATGGCTCACCTGAAGAAGCTGGCAAAAGGCGAGAGTTGCTCCCAAACAGTCACCTCACAGATCTCCTTGGACAGCAGGCAACAGAGCCACAAACTTGCGGACGAGCCTAATCAGCCTGAAGTGCAATAA
- the LOC133550010 gene encoding uncharacterized protein LOC133550010 produces MIGCLLVLICSSSGAHGQNALSAFFASSTTKITTKMETLCPLTLLATPDYPVAAGQKVSLHCSGPTSANVTWSWHRKENGLWHQVGTGKTLTLSEPEHSGMYRCHSSSHHHSDCGSPTHNVYIVSFHAAEMKTMGISAFTLSLLALMVNICLVFWLLWQRRCDKKSSSNTTIKGFARDGKELKGALPQAENGGHVYVNYSSTNLAYTDLEPASMRGDNTYSILS; encoded by the exons ATGATCGGCTGCCTCTTAGTGCTCATTTGCAGTAGCTCAG GTGCTCATGGCCAGAATGCCCTCTCTGCTTTTTTTGCAAGCTCAACTACAAAAATCACTACAAAAATGG AAACCCTCTGTCCACTGACACTGTTAGCTACACCTGACTACCCGGTGGCAGCGGGTCAAAAAGTCAGCCTGCACTGTAGCGGTCCGACGTCGGCCAACGTGACTTGGTCCTGGCACAGAAAAGAGAACGGGTTGTGGCACCAAGTTGGCACAGGAAAAACTCTGACCCTCAGTGAGCCCGAGCATAGCGGGATGTATCGCTGCCACTCGAGCAGTCACCATCACTCTGACTGTGGGAGCCCCACTCACAACGTCTATATTGTCTCTTTTCACGCTGCAG AAATGAAGACTATGGGAATAAGTGCCTTCACCCTCTCTCTGCTGGCCTTGATGGTTAATATCTGTCTTGTATTTTGGCTGCTCTGGCAAAGACGGTGTGACAAGAAAAGCTCCTCTAACACAACAATTAAAG GTTTTGCAAGAGACGGAAAGGAGCTGAA GGGAGCTTTGCCACAAGCCGAGAATGGTGGCCACGTGTACGTGAATTACTCAAGCACAAACCTCGCCTACACCGATCTAGAGCCCGCAAGCATGAGGGGCGACAACACTTACTCAATTCTGTCATGA